A single window of Eucalyptus grandis isolate ANBG69807.140 chromosome 1, ASM1654582v1, whole genome shotgun sequence DNA harbors:
- the LOC104434318 gene encoding probable WRKY transcription factor 47 produces MDGQRGELTFLHSRDFLRRSPAPPPADDGAAAGSSHGPSDSKPPIREVDFFSSGNCSKLNSDEEESKDCHGLSRSTLSDPRTGLNLLSLNSGMATATGDDCSNHDTEMRMLRGELDRLHEENCKLKSMLDQIAKSYNNLQAQLLMAMQKQAHLNHSEQQRDEMTSMSSPTKSAQQLMDLRPACAAIDNVKEEEKTREVSVSPTTTMEVMSKESDHIHTPPLNGTNNNHNIEDGDRASECWGSPKSPRLEPSKGGEEQLADMPFRKARVSVRARSEAPSISDGCQWRKYGQKMAKGNPCPRAYYRCTMAVGCPVRKQVQRCADDKAILITTYEGNHNHPLPPAATAMANTTSAAAAMLLSGSTTSKETLASTNPGYFPSLPYPSTIATLSASAPFPTITLDLTQNHNPMQLFPRPPPQTSATFPLPLHGYAAQMMGQVQHSMKLPAMPMLQPGLGQRHASLVESVSAAIASDPNFTAALAAALSTVMGGAPPRNGPDGNINANNNNSGNNHFLPAGVGVLPGSPQLPQSCTTFSTN; encoded by the exons ATGGATGGACAACGCGGTGAATTGACGTTCTTGCACTCCCGCGACTTCCTCCGGCGGAGCCCCGCCCCGCCTCCCGCCGACGACGGAGCCGCTGCCGGGAGCTCGCACGGCCCCAGCGACAGCAAGCCTCCCATCAGGGAGGTCGATTTCTTCTCATCGGGGAATTGCTCCAAGCTCAACAGCGACGAGGAAGAGAGCAAGGACTGCCATGGACTATCGAGATCGACTCTATCCGATCCCCGC ACTGGACTGAACCTGCTCTCTCTAAATTCCGGGATGGCGACCGCTACAGGAGATGATTGCAGTAACCACGATACTGAG ATGAGGATGCTCCGAGGGGAGTTGGACAGACTGCACGAGGAGAACTGCAAGCTGAAAAGTATGTTGGATCAGATCGCCAAGAGCTATAATAATCTTCAAGCTCAGCTCCTGATGGCCATGCAGAAACAGGCCCATCTTAATCACAGCGAGCAGCAG AGGGACGAGATGACCAGCATGTCGAGCCCCACAAAGTCAGCGCAACAGCTCATGGACCTTCGGCCAGCATGTGCGGCCATAGACAACgtgaaggaggaagagaagacCCGCGAGGTGTCAGTCTCTCCAACCACTACCATGGAGGTCATGTCCAAGGAAAGCGACCACATTCACACCCCTCCCCTCAATGGCACCAACAACAATCATAACATCGAGGATGGCGACCGGGCCTCAGAGTGCTGGGGCTCCCCCAAGAGCCCGAGGCTCGAGCCCTCGAAAGGCGGGGAAGAGCAACTGGCCGACATGCCCTTCAGGAAGGCGAGAGTGTCGGTCAGAGCTAGATCGGAAGCACCATCG ATTAGCGATGGATGTCAATGGAGGAAATATGGACAAAAGATGGCCAAGGGGAATCCTTGTCCACGGGCCTACTACCGTTGTACGATGGCCGTTGGATGTCCAGTTCGCAAGCAG GTTCAAAGATGTGCGGACGACAAGGCCATTCTTATCACCACCTACGAAGGCAACCACAACCACCCACTTCCTCCGGCAGCCACTGCCATGGCCAACACAACATCCGCCGCTGCCGCCATGCTACTATCCGGCTCCACCACCAGCAAGGAAACCCTAGCCTCCACCAACCCCGGCTACTTCCCCTCGCTCCCCTACCCTTCCACCATTGCCACCCTATCTGCCTCCGCACCATTCCCTACCATCACCCTCGACTTGACTCAAAACCATAACCCCATGCAACTCTTTCCCCGCCCACCTCCTCAGACCTCGGCCACATTCCCTCTTCCCTTGCATGGCTATGCAGCTCAGATGATGGGGCAAGTGCAACACTCCATGAAGTTACCAGCGATGCCTATGCTGCAACCAGGACTAGGGCAGAGGCATGCGTCCTTGGTGGAGAGCGTCAGTGCTGCCATTGCCTCCGACCCCAACTTTACTGCTGCTCTTGCGGCCGCTCTTTCAACAGTGATGGGCGGTGCACCACCACGGAATGGCCCGGATGGCAATATCAACGCTAATAACAATAATAGTGGGAATAATCACTTTCTTCCTGCTGGGGTTGGTGTGCTTCCTGGGTCCCCACAGCTTCCTCAATCCTGCACCACTTTCTCTACCAACTGA